In a single window of the Anabas testudineus chromosome 17, fAnaTes1.2, whole genome shotgun sequence genome:
- the dnajc1 gene encoding dnaJ homolog subfamily C member 1, producing CNPDVAASIYPVGDLVHGPSSGVFSVFGDGFFAMGVCAGPYASLLICLTLLVCAVPPLTAWDADLELLDLVEEIPQTFYEFLSLDKDASAAEIKKAYRRLSLILHPDKNKDENAETQFRQLVAIYEVLKDEERRRKYDDILVNGLPDWRQPVFYYRRVRKMSNAELGFLLFLIVTVGHYAVIWSIYLEKQLDELLSKKKKEKKKKLSSRPAEELRCADQDRADRVQDRPHWQDILPLKLSIWLYLSIKNLPQTIQEVKQYYEDYQQMKQQQQREEAEAEQEAVTREKRPKIKKPKVEFPVYEPSSENLNYQSYDQTASIEEIEDQMDDWLQDRRAAKKKTSDWTEDELSLLSRLMVKFPGGSPGRWEKIAHELGRSVSEVTTKVKQVKDNVSHTSGLVKLSALKAPPLPVRSLPVADSVDGACEDEEEETVVRRRNRKSTAAEGVEVKVRGRRQRDFDPSAVEEEEVEPQENREKADPSAWTQNQQKLLELALQQFPRGTAERWDRIAKVVPGKTKEDCMIRYKMLAELVQKRKQSKS from the exons TGTAACCCGGATGTAGCTGCCAGTATTTACCCGGTCGGTGATCTGGTTCACGGACCGAGCAGCGGTGTCTTCTCCGTATTCGGTGACGGTTTCTTCGCGATGGGGGTCTGTGCAGGTCCGTACGCGTCCCTGCTGATCTGCCTGACCCTGCTTGTTTGTGCGGTTCCCCCTCTGACGGCCTGGGACGCGGATCTTGAGCTGCTGGACCTGGTTGAGGAGATTCCTCAGACATTTTACGAGTTCCTGTCCCTGGACAAG gacGCCTCAGCGGCCGAGATTAAGAAGGCATATCGTCGCCTGTCTCTTATTCTGCATCCGGACAAGAACAAAGATGAAAATGCTGAAACTCAGTTTcgacag cttgttGCCATTTATGAAGTTCTGAAGGATGAGGAAAGACGGCGCAA gtaTGATGACATCCTGGTGAATGGGCTTCCTGATTGGCGGCAGCCAGTCTTCTACTACAGACGAGTGAGAAAGATGAGTAACGCTGAGCTGggcttcctcctcttcctcattgtCACTGTGGGACACTACGCTGTCATCTGGTCCATCTACCTGGAGAAGCAGTTG GATGAACTGCTgagtaagaagaagaaagagaagaaaaagaagctcAGCTCCAGACCAGCAGAGGAGCTAAGGTGTGCTGACCAGGACAGAGCTGACAG AGTTCAGGACCGACCACACTGGCAAGACATCCTACCACTGAAGCTTAGCATCTGGCTTTACCTGTCCATCAAAAACCTGCCTCAGACCATCCAG GAAGTGAAGCAGTATTATGAGGACTACCAGcagatgaagcagcagcagcagagagaagaagctgaagctgaacaAGAAGCTGTGacca GAGAGAAGAGGCCAAAAATCAAGAAGCCAAAGGTGGAGTTTCCTGTTTATGAGCCCTCATCAGAAAACCTGAACTACCAGAGCTATGATCAGACCGCATCCATCGAGGAGATCGAAGACCAGATGGATGACTGGCTGCAGGACCGCAGGGCTGCCAAGAAGAAG ACCTCAGACTGGACGGAGGACGAGCTCAGCCTCCTCAGCAGGTTGATGGTTAAATTTCCAGGCGGATCTCCAGGTCGGTGGGAGAAGATTGCTCATGAATTGGGACGATCAGTTTCTGAA GTGACGACTAAAGTCAAACAGGTGAAAGACAACGTCAGCCACACCTCAG GTCTTGTCAAGCTGTCAGCGCTGAAGGCGCCACCCCTTCCGGTGAGGTCacttcctgttgctgacagtgTTGATGGAGCttgtgaggatgaggaggaagaaacagtGGTTCGGAGGAGGAATAGAAAATCCACAGCTGCCGAAGGTGTAGAGGTGAAGGTCAGAGGTCGTCGACAGAGAGATTTTGACCCTTCAGCggtagaggaggaagaagtaGAGCCTCAGGAAAATAGGGAGAAAGCGGATCCTTCCGCCTGGACTCAGAACCAACAGAAACTGCTAGAACTCGCTCTGCAGCAATTCCCCCGAGGAACTGCAGAACGCTGGGACCGCATTGCCAAGGTGGTTCCTGGGAAGACGAAG
- the LOC113164580 gene encoding cadherin-7-like yields the protein MKCPSVQVLSILSLSVLLLWGNSEAMTLNSVLLRPVSGGGQGGGGVLPHQRRRRSWVWNQFFVLEEHSGDEPLYVGKLHSDMDKGDGHVRYILNGEGAMSIFTIDENTGDIHATKRLDREQQAFYTLRAQAQDRDTNLLVEPESQFIIKVQDINDNEPKFLDGPYTATVAERAPAGTSVVTVVATDVDDPTYGNSARLVYSILRGHPYFSVEPKTGVVRTALPDLDREVRDRYLLVVQAKDMIGQMGGLSGTTSVTVILTDVNDNPPRFPRKSYRFSVPESVEVSAAVAKIKALDLDVGPNAEMDYRILDGDGLGTFRILTDPSTQEGLVILQKSLDFETKSIYTLHVEASNRYVDTRFLSSGPYSDTALISLLVENMDEPPVFSSPVSMMVVSEAAAVGTDVGSVSAHDPDFINSPVRYSIDRKSDSEQYFNIDRTSGVIRIFRPLDRETVALHNITVLAAESLDPSKVGKAVVLVSVLDVNDNAPSFAIEYKTFVCENSRSGQIIETLSAVDRDEPERGHHFLFSLTAEAAGNFNFTLRDNKDNTASVLTQRAGFLQWDQSVHVLSVVISDRGSPPLSSTNTLSITVCDCDLDGNRRSCSRGTSPQLVVGLNVAATAVTCILTLLGIATVIVVMRHRRAELLMMDDERDVRENVVRYDDEGGGEEDTEAFDMFTLRHSNQTNTDPVRTESTLDKNRLFQEFIRDKLQEADLDLTAPPYDSLQTYAFEGSASAAESLSSLNSSESEPDYGSLKEWGPKFRKLRDLYGHWEGGGINS from the exons ATGAAGTGTCCAAGTGTCCAAGTTCTGAGCatactcagtctgtctgtcctgttgCTGTGGGGGAATTCTGAGGCGATGACTCTGAACTCCGTCCTCCTCCGTCCAGTGTCAGGTggaggacaaggaggaggaggtgtccTTCCACACCAGAGGAGACGGAGGAGCTGGGTGTGGAACCAGTTCTTTGTCCTGGAAGAGCACAGTGGGGATGAGCCGCTGTACGTGGGGAAG CTCCACTCCGACATGGATAAAGGGGATGGTCATGTGAGGTACATCCTGAATGGTGAAGGAGCGATGTCCATCTTCACCATCGATGAGAACACTGGGGACATCCATGCCACCAAGAGGCTGGACCGGGAACAGCAAGCATTTTACACCCTGAGAGCTCAGGCTCAAGACAGAGACACCAACCTGCTGGTGGAACCAGAGTCCCAGTTTATCATCAAAGTCCAAGACATTAATGACAACGAACCCAAATTCCTGGATGGACCATACACAGCCACGGTGGCTGAAAGGGCTCCTGCAG GTACGTCAGTAGTGACGGTGGTGGCAACAGATGTGGATGATCCAACATATGGAAACTCTGCCAGACTGGTTTACAGCATCCTGCGGGGTCATCCGTACTTCTCTGTGGAACCAAAGACAG GTGTGGTGCGAACAGCTCTGCCTGATCTGGATCGGGAGGTGCGGGACCGTTACCTGCTGGTGGTCCAGGCTAAAGACATGATTGGTCAGATGGGGGGTCTGTCTGGAACCACCTCTGTCACAGTGATCCTGACCGATGTCAATGACAACCCACCTCGCTTTCCCCGCA AAAGTTACCGGTTCAGTGTTCCAGAATCTGTAGAGGTTTCAGCTGCTGTTGCCAAGATCAAAGCTCTGGATCTGGATGTTGGTCCTAATGCTGAGATGGACTACAGGATTTTGGATGGAGATGGTCTGGGAACCTTTAGGATCCTTACTGACCCAAGCACACAGGAAGGACTGGTTATCCTACAGAAG AGTCTGGACTTTGAGACCAAGTCCATCTACACTCTGCATGTTGAGGCGTCCAACCGTTATGTGGACACTCGTTTCCTGTCGTCAGGGCCGTACAGCGACACAGCCTTGATTTCTCTGCTGGTGGAGAACATGGACGAGCCCCCAGTCTTTTCCTCCCCTGTCAGCATGATGGTGGTCTCTGAAGCGGCTGCAGTGGGAACTGATGTGGGATCAGTTTCAGCTCATGACCCAGACTTCATAAACAGTCCAGTCAG GTACTCCATAGACAGGAAATCTGACTCAGAGCAGTACTTTAACATTGACAGGACTTCAGGTGTGATCAGAATCTTTCGACCTCTGGACCGGGAGACAGTTGCCCTGCACAACATCACTGTCCTtgctgcagagagct tggATCCGTCTAAGGTGGGGAAAGCTGTGGTTCTGGTCTCTGTGCTGGATGTTAATGACAACGCCCCAAGCTTCGCCATTGAGTACAAAACGTTTGTTTGTGAGAACTCCAGATCCGGACAG ATCATCGAGACTCTGAGCGCTGTGGACCGAGACGAACCAGAACGCggacatcacttcctgttctcTCTGACTGCCGAGGCTGCTGGCAACTTCAACTTCACCCTGAGAGACAACAAAG ACAACACAGCATCTGTCCTGACTCAGCGTGCCGGGTTTCTCCAGTGGGACCAGTCGGTCCACGTCCTATCTGTGGTGATTTCAGACCGCGGCAGTCCGCCTCTTAGCAGCACAAACACGCTGTCCATCACCGTTTGTGACTGCGACCTGGACGGTAACCGTCGCTCCTGCAGTCGGGGGACGTCACCGCAGCTTGTGGTCGGACTCAACGTTGCCGCCACTGCCGTCACCTGCATCCTCACTTTGCTTG GTATTGCTACGGTTATAGTCGTCATGAGGCACAGGAGGGCGGAGCTTTTGATGATGGACGACGAGCGAGATGTTCGTGAGAACGTTGTGCGTTATGACGATGAAGGTGGAGGTGAGGAGGACACCGAGGCCTTTGACATGTTCACTCTGAGACACTCTAACCAAACCAACACTGACCCTGTGAGAACAGAGTCCACGTTGGACAAGAACCGGCTGTTCCAAGAATTCATTAGGGACAAACTACAAGAGGCAGACCTGGATCTGACAGCTCCACCTTACGACTCACTGCAGACCTACGCATTCGAGGGCAGCGCGTCGGCTGCCGAGTCACTCAGCTCGTTAAACTCATCAGAGTCTGAGCCGGACTATGGCTCCCTGAAAGAGTGGGGGCCGAAGTTCAGGAAGCTCAGAGACCTGTATGGTCactgggagggaggggggatCAACTCTTAG
- the LOC113163919 gene encoding cadherin-7-like — MTWIYNTASVLTQRAGFLQWDQSVHVLSVVISDRGSPPLSSTNTLSITVCDCDLDGNRRSCSRGTSPQLVVGLNLPHCRHLHPHFACNISFFQISNPNDPPPPPPPVGSVSAHDPDFINSPVRYSIDRKSDSEQYFNIDRTSGVIRIFRPLDRETVALHNITVLAAESLDPSKVGKAVVLVSVLDVNDNAPSFAIEYKTFVCENSRSGQIIETLSAVDRDEPERGHHFLFSLTAEAAGNFNFTLRDNKDNTASVLTQRAGFLQWDQSVHVLSVVISDRGSPPLSSTNTLSITVCDCDLDGNRRSCSRGTSPQLVVGLNVAATAVTCILTLLGIATVIVVMRHRRAELLMMDDERDVRENVVRYDDEGGGEEDTEAFDMFTLRHSNQTNTDPVRTESTLDKNRLFQEFIRDKLQEADLDLTAPPYDSLQTYAFEGSASAAESLSSLNSSESEPDYGSLKEWGPKFRKLRDLYGHWEGGGINS; from the exons ATGACCTGGATAT ACAACACAGCATCTGTCCTGACTCAGCGTGCCGGGTTTCTCCAGTGGGACCAGTCGGTCCACGTCCTATCTGTGGTGATTTCAGACCGCGGCAGTCCGCCTCTTAGCAGCACAAACACGCTGTCCATCACCGTTTGTGACTGCGACCTGGACGGTAACCGTCGCTCCTGCAGTCGGGGGACGTCACCGCAGCTTGTGGTCGGACTCAACTTGCCCCACTGCCGTCACCTGCATCCTCACTTTGCTTG caacatttctttctttcaaatatCAAACCCaaatgaccccccccccccccccccccctgtggGATCAGTTTCAGCTCATGACCCAGACTTCATAAACAGTCCAGTCAG GTACTCCATAGACAGGAAATCTGACTCAGAGCAGTACTTTAACATTGACAGGACTTCAGGTGTGATCAGAATCTTTCGACCTCTGGACCGGGAGACAGTTGCCCTGCACAACATCACTGTCCTtgctgcagagagct tggATCCGTCTAAGGTGGGGAAAGCTGTGGTTCTGGTCTCTGTGCTGGATGTTAATGACAACGCCCCAAGCTTCGCCATTGAGTACAAAACGTTTGTTTGTGAGAACTCCAGATCCGGACAG ATCATCGAGACTCTGAGCGCTGTGGACCGAGACGAACCAGAACGCggacatcacttcctgttctcTCTGACTGCCGAGGCTGCTGGCAACTTCAACTTCACCCTGAGAGACAACAAAG ACAACACAGCATCTGTCCTGACTCAGCGTGCCGGGTTTCTCCAGTGGGACCAGTCGGTCCACGTCCTATCTGTGGTGATTTCAGACCGCGGCAGTCCGCCTCTTAGCAGCACAAACACGCTGTCCATCACCGTTTGTGACTGCGACCTGGACGGTAACCGTCGCTCCTGCAGTCGGGGGACGTCACCGCAGCTTGTGGTCGGACTCAACGTTGCCGCCACTGCCGTCACCTGCATCCTCACTTTGCTTG GTATTGCTACGGTTATAGTCGTCATGAGGCACAGGAGGGCGGAGCTTTTGATGATGGACGACGAGCGAGATGTTCGTGAGAACGTTGTGCGTTATGACGATGAAGGTGGAGGTGAGGAGGACACCGAGGCCTTTGACATGTTCACTCTGAGACACTCTAACCAAACCAACACTGACCCTGTGAGAACAGAGTCCACGTTGGACAAGAACCGGCTGTTCCAAGAATTCATTAGGGACAAACTACAAGAGGCAGACCTGGATCTGACAGCTCCACCTTACGACTCACTGCAGACCTACGCATTCGAGGGCAGCGCGTCGGCTGCCGAGTCACTCAGCTCGTTAAACTCATCAGAGTCTGAGCCGGACTATGGCTCCCTGAAAGAGTGGGGGCCGAAGTTCAGGAAGCTCAGAGACCTGTATGGTCactgggagggaggggggatCAACTCTTAG
- the mplkip gene encoding M-phase-specific PLK1-interacting protein, translating to MYRAPVRPQRSPGAPRPAERFSSPASCWGFPAARSSFNGSGHRGASPQGCPAFSPGSPAYSPGSDRVYRDRSPAGFGRGSRGFGGQMWRRGDGFRRLPFSPNFQSPDSSVEKYFSPLMLQDPWAALRPITAADAAAARHTT from the exons ATGTACCGAGCTCCAGTCAGACCTCAGCGGAGTCCTGGAGCTCCGCGGCCGGCCGAAAGGTTCTCTTCCCCGGCCTCCTGTTGGGGTTTCCCCGCAGCTCGCTCCTCGTTTAACGGCTCCGGACACCGCGGTGCTTCTCCCCAGGGCTGCCCCGCTTTCTCTCCGGGTTCTCCGGCCTATTCTCCGGGCTCGGACCGCGTATACAGGGACCGTTCTCCGGCCGGGTTCGGCAGAGGTTCGCGGGGGTTCGGAGGACAGATGTGGCGCAGAGGCGACGGTTTCCGGCGACTTCCGTTCAGTCCGAACTTCCAG tcccCAGACTCCTCAGTGGAGAAATATTTCAGTCCGTTGATGCTACAGGATCCCTGGGCAGCTCTGAGGCCGATCACAGCCGCAGACGCAGCTGCAGCCAGACACACAACATGA
- the inhbab gene encoding inhibin subunit beta Ab — MFFLFTTLFFAVVSLLVDSSPTASPATGVNQASKVQDGLLSSHCPSCSLFQMKRNSSSSGEQSDMVEAVKRHILNMLHLSSRPNLTHPVPRAALLNAIKKLHVGRVAEDGSVEIQDEDQEGPQALTPPEPASEIIIFAEPGHSLNTLTFDISMEDGDSLLVEQANIWIFLKMSKGTRMKGKVMLRLLQLHHEHDEDLVSEKMVDTRRSGWHTLAVPRSVQTLLNGGGSLLSLRVSCPLCDDAGASPVLTSADNEGAAGRDQSHRPFLMVVLRAGEQAAQRRVKRGLECDGKIRVCCKRQFYVNFKDIGWNDWIIAPSGYHANYCEGDCPNHMASLSGSSLSFHSTVINHYRMRGYSPFQNIKSCCVPTRLRAMSMLYYNEEQKIIKKDIQNMIVEECGCS, encoded by the exons atgttttttctgtttaccACGTTATTCTTTGCCGTAGTCAGTCTTCTGGTTGACTCCTCTCCAACGGCGTCGCCGGCTACAGGTGTCAATCAGGCATCTAAGGTTCAGGACGGACTGCTGTCCTCCCACTGCccttcctgctctctgtttcAGATGAAGAGGAACTCATCTTCATCAGGTGAACAGAGCGACATGGTGGAGGCTGTAAAACGTCACATTCTTAACATGCTGCACCTGAGCTCACGGCCAAACCTGACGCATCCAGTCCCTCGAGCGGCGCTGCTCAACGCCATTAAAAAGCTGCATGTGGGCCGTGTGGCTGAGGACGGCAGTGTGGAAATCCAGGATGAGGACCAGGAGGGCCCCCAGGCCTTGACACCACCTGAACCTGCCTCTGAAATCATCATCTTTGCAGAGCCAG GTCACTCTCTGAACACATTGACCTTTGACATTTCAATGGAGGACGGCGACTCGTTGCTTGTGGAACAGGCGAACATCTGGATCTTCCTGAAGATGTCGAAAGGAACACGAATGAAGGGCAAAGTGATGCTGcggctgctgcagcttcatcacGAGCACGATGAAGACCTAGTTTCAGAGAAGATGGTGGACACTCGTCGCAGCGGCTGGCACACCCTGGCTGTGCCTCGCAGTGTTCAAACTCTGCTCAATGGTGGCGGCAGCCTGCTCAGCCTGAGGGTGTCGTGTCCTCTGTGTGACGATGCCGGAGCTTCGCCTGTTCTGACGTCTGCTGACAATGAGGGCGCCGCTGGCCGAGACCAGTCGCACAGACCTTTCCTCATGGTGGTGCTGCGAGCTGGAGAGCAGGCAGCGCAGCGACGAGTCAAACGAGGTCTAGAGTGTGACGGAAAAATACGTGTCTGCTGCAAACGCCAGTTTTACGTGAACTTTAAAGACATCGGCTGGAACGACTGGATTATTGCTCCATCTGGTTATCATGCCAACTACTGTGAGGGTGACTGTCCAAACCACATGGCGAGTCTGAGCGGCTCGTCCCTCTCCTTCCATTCAACAGTCATCAACCATTATCGCATGAGGGGCTACAGCCCATTTCAAAATATCAAGTCATGCTGCGTGCCAACGAGGCTGAGAGCCATGTCGATGCTCTACTACAACGAGGAGCAGAAGATTATCAAGAAAGACATCCAGAACATGATTGTAGAGGAGTGTGGCTGCTCCTAA